One genomic segment of Caballeronia sp. TF1N1 includes these proteins:
- a CDS encoding P1 family peptidase, producing MKPPHIGVLDAGARNSIADVRGVSVGHYTLADGAIQTGVTVVRAHDGDAYRNKTPAAACVINGFGKSVGLVQIDELGVIETPVALTNTFAAGTVANAQIRAALEGNPRIGRDWPSVNPLVLECNDGFLNDMQAFAVEEAHYRHALASCSPDFARGAVGAGRGMSCFDLKGGIGTASRVVDIGDERYTTGALVLANFGRFPQLTIAGDAIGRTLQAQAPEREQGSIIMLIATDAPLDARQLRRLAMRAAAGLARTGSVFGHGSGDIALAFSTAYTVPHDAEFIDLPRLLPDARLDPLFQCVADATEQAILDALFSAESVTGRDGHRRESLNEVWKSQ from the coding sequence GTGAAGCCGCCGCATATCGGCGTGCTCGACGCGGGCGCGCGCAACAGCATTGCGGACGTGCGGGGCGTGAGCGTTGGCCATTACACCCTCGCCGATGGCGCGATTCAAACCGGCGTGACGGTGGTGCGCGCGCATGACGGCGATGCGTATCGCAACAAGACGCCAGCGGCGGCATGCGTCATCAACGGCTTCGGCAAGAGCGTCGGGCTCGTGCAGATCGATGAACTCGGCGTGATCGAAACGCCTGTCGCGCTCACCAACACCTTCGCGGCGGGCACGGTGGCGAACGCGCAGATCCGCGCGGCGCTCGAAGGCAATCCGCGCATTGGCCGCGACTGGCCGAGCGTGAATCCGCTAGTGCTCGAATGCAACGACGGCTTTCTGAACGACATGCAGGCGTTCGCCGTCGAAGAAGCGCATTACCGGCATGCGCTCGCTTCGTGTTCGCCGGACTTCGCGCGCGGCGCCGTGGGCGCGGGACGCGGCATGTCGTGCTTCGACTTGAAGGGCGGGATTGGCACGGCCTCGCGTGTCGTCGATATCGGCGATGAACGCTACACCACAGGCGCGCTCGTGCTCGCCAACTTCGGACGCTTTCCGCAACTCACGATTGCAGGCGATGCCATTGGACGCACGCTGCAAGCGCAGGCGCCAGAACGCGAGCAAGGTTCGATCATCATGCTGATCGCCACCGACGCACCGCTCGATGCGCGGCAGCTTCGCCGTCTCGCCATGCGCGCCGCAGCCGGGCTCGCGCGCACCGGTTCGGTCTTCGGTCACGGTAGCGGCGACATTGCGCTGGCGTTTTCGACGGCGTACACCGTGCCTCATGACGCCGAGTTCATCGACTTGCCGCGCTTGCTGCCGGACGCGCGTCTCGATCCGCTCTTTCAATGCGTGGCGGACGCCACCGAACAGGCCATTCTCGACGCGCTCTTCAGCGCCGAAAGCGTCACGGGCCGCGACGGGCATCGTCGCGAGTCGCTCAACGAAGTGTGGAAAAGCCAATGA
- a CDS encoding M55 family metallopeptidase, which yields MKVLISVDIEGVAGVFHPEQTRAGNGEYEQARRFMTNEANAAVLGAFDGGATEVWVNDSHGGFRNLLPNAFDPRARLVLGKPRTLGMMAGLEASPELVFMVGYHARAQSRGILAHTINSAAFARVMLDGEEVGEAALYGQLAEARGARVALITGDDVFGAETLPVFPDANFVCVKTAHGYSSGVTDTPEAACASIRRAAKETVEASRHSSSRAHHAPDSRRCELRTQSSAYADLFCQWPTLERLDAVTLAFDAPGIEQVVRTLNCLSAMSFMLR from the coding sequence ATGAAAGTGTTGATCTCGGTGGATATCGAAGGCGTCGCGGGCGTGTTCCATCCGGAGCAAACGCGCGCGGGCAACGGCGAATACGAGCAGGCGCGCCGCTTCATGACGAACGAAGCGAACGCCGCCGTGCTCGGTGCCTTCGATGGCGGCGCGACCGAAGTCTGGGTCAACGATTCTCACGGCGGCTTTCGTAATCTATTGCCGAACGCGTTCGATCCGCGCGCGCGTCTCGTGCTCGGCAAGCCGCGCACGCTCGGCATGATGGCGGGACTGGAGGCATCGCCGGAACTGGTGTTCATGGTCGGCTATCACGCGCGGGCGCAGAGTCGCGGAATTCTCGCGCATACCATCAACAGCGCTGCATTTGCGCGCGTGATGCTCGACGGAGAAGAGGTTGGCGAGGCCGCGCTCTATGGGCAGCTTGCCGAGGCGCGCGGCGCACGCGTCGCGCTCATCACGGGCGACGACGTGTTCGGCGCGGAGACCTTGCCCGTGTTCCCGGACGCGAACTTCGTTTGCGTGAAGACGGCGCACGGCTATTCGAGCGGCGTTACGGATACGCCAGAAGCCGCGTGCGCATCGATCAGGCGCGCGGCGAAGGAGACTGTCGAGGCCTCGCGTCATTCAAGTTCACGCGCACACCATGCACCGGACTCACGCCGTTGCGAACTGCGCACGCAAAGCTCCGCTTACGCCGATCTCTTCTGTCAGTGGCCGACGCTCGAACGGCTCGATGCCGTCACACTCGCCTTCGATGCGCCCGGCATCGAACAGGTCGTACGCACACTCAATTGCCTTTCGGCAATGTCCTTCATGTTACGGTGA
- the crcB gene encoding fluoride efflux transporter CrcB translates to MYLSIIAVGIGGGLGSLLRWALGLRLNGIFPNLPLGTFASNVIAGYIIGVAVATFARLPDISVEWRLFVTTGLMGGLSTFSTFSAEVVAHLQQGRPGWALAEIALHVGASLAMTALGIATVAWVS, encoded by the coding sequence ATGTATTTGTCGATCATCGCGGTGGGAATAGGCGGCGGGCTGGGATCGCTGCTTCGCTGGGCGCTCGGTTTGCGCCTCAATGGAATCTTTCCAAACCTGCCGCTCGGCACCTTTGCATCGAATGTGATTGCCGGATACATCATCGGCGTGGCGGTCGCGACCTTTGCGCGCTTGCCGGACATCTCCGTTGAATGGCGTCTCTTCGTCACGACCGGTCTGATGGGCGGCTTGTCCACGTTCTCCACGTTCTCGGCCGAAGTGGTCGCGCATCTTCAGCAAGGGCGGCCCGGCTGGGCGCTCGCGGAGATCGCGCTGCACGTCGGCGCGTCGCTCGCAATGACCGCGCTCGGTATTGCGACGGTGGCCTGGGTCAGCTGA
- a CDS encoding GNAT family N-acetyltransferase: MVEFESQFPRVDIRPYQASDLDGVIDLFVRAVRESASEYYSPAQIDAWAQTDREEWHAARLSRPTWVAFTDDELAGFADVHENGLIDMMFVEPRHQRKGVATALLASIEEHAEKNGMRVLHTYASLGSQPFFEYCGFTMLLARAVEVRGQRFAQLVMEKVL, translated from the coding sequence ATGGTCGAGTTCGAGTCCCAGTTCCCGAGAGTTGACATCAGACCGTACCAGGCGAGTGACCTCGACGGCGTGATCGATCTGTTCGTGCGCGCCGTTCGTGAAAGCGCGTCCGAGTACTACAGCCCGGCACAAATCGATGCCTGGGCGCAAACCGACCGCGAGGAGTGGCATGCCGCCCGCCTCAGCCGGCCAACCTGGGTGGCATTCACCGACGACGAGCTCGCCGGTTTCGCCGATGTCCACGAAAACGGGCTCATCGACATGATGTTCGTCGAGCCGAGGCATCAGCGCAAAGGCGTGGCCACCGCGCTGCTCGCGTCCATCGAGGAGCATGCCGAGAAAAACGGCATGCGCGTGCTGCACACGTATGCGAGCTTGGGCTCGCAGCCGTTCTTCGAGTATTGCGGCTTCACCATGCTGCTTGCACGCGCTGTCGAGGTGCGGGGGCAGCGCTTCGCGCAACTCGTGATGGAGAAAGTTCTGTAG
- the hutH gene encoding histidine ammonia-lyase: MITLTPGKLTLPQLRRIARGSDSLSLDPASFAAIDASARAVAAIAAKGDPAYGINTGFGRLANTHIPADQLELLQRNLVLSHAVGVGEPMSRPVVRLLMALKLSSLGRGHSGIRREVIDALVTLFNANVLPVIPVKGSVGASGDLAPLAHMSTVLLGIGEVMVRGERASALDGLKLAGLEPLTLQAKEGLALLNGTQASAALALYNLFAIEDLFRTGLVAGALSVDAAAGSVVPFDARIHELRGHRGQIDSAAAYRTLLAGSGINLSHADCEKVQDPYSLRCQPQVMGACLDQMRHAADVLLIESNAVSDNPLIFPDTGEVLSGGNFHAEPVAFAADNLALAAAEIGALAERRIALLIDSTLSGLPPFLVRDGGVNSGFMIAHVTAAALASENKTLAHPASVDSLPTSANQEDHVSMATFAARKLGDIASNTANILAIELLAAAQGVDLRAPHRTSAPLIDVMQTIRAQVAHYDLDHYFAPDIAAIATLVQAGEIAKHSPFSFASEQSADQSA, encoded by the coding sequence ATGATTACGCTCACGCCTGGCAAGCTCACGCTGCCGCAATTGCGCCGCATCGCGCGCGGATCGGATTCGCTAAGTCTCGATCCCGCGAGCTTCGCCGCCATCGACGCGAGCGCGCGCGCCGTCGCCGCGATCGCCGCCAAGGGTGATCCGGCCTACGGCATCAATACGGGCTTTGGGCGGCTCGCCAACACTCACATTCCCGCCGATCAGCTCGAACTCCTGCAACGCAACCTGGTGCTGTCGCACGCGGTCGGCGTCGGCGAACCGATGTCGCGACCGGTCGTGCGTCTTTTGATGGCCCTCAAGCTGTCGAGTCTCGGGCGCGGCCATTCGGGCATTCGCCGCGAAGTGATCGACGCCCTCGTCACGCTTTTCAATGCCAATGTATTGCCCGTCATCCCCGTGAAAGGCTCGGTCGGCGCGTCGGGCGATCTCGCGCCGCTCGCGCATATGTCGACGGTGTTGCTCGGTATCGGCGAAGTCATGGTGCGCGGCGAACGCGCAAGCGCGCTCGATGGCCTCAAGCTGGCCGGGCTCGAACCGCTCACGTTGCAGGCGAAGGAAGGGCTCGCGCTGTTGAACGGCACGCAGGCATCGGCGGCGCTCGCGCTTTACAACCTCTTTGCCATCGAGGACCTGTTCCGCACCGGCCTCGTTGCGGGCGCGCTGTCCGTCGACGCGGCCGCGGGCTCCGTCGTGCCGTTCGATGCACGTATCCATGAGTTGCGCGGACATCGCGGGCAGATCGATTCGGCGGCGGCGTATCGCACGTTGCTGGCGGGCTCGGGCATCAACCTGTCGCACGCCGATTGCGAGAAGGTTCAGGACCCGTACAGCCTGCGCTGTCAGCCGCAAGTGATGGGCGCGTGTCTCGATCAGATGCGTCATGCGGCCGACGTGCTCTTGATCGAATCGAATGCGGTTTCCGACAATCCGCTGATTTTCCCGGACACGGGCGAAGTGCTCTCAGGCGGCAACTTTCACGCGGAACCCGTTGCCTTCGCCGCCGATAACCTCGCACTCGCCGCCGCCGAAATCGGCGCGCTGGCCGAGCGCCGCATCGCGCTTCTGATCGACTCAACGCTTTCCGGCTTGCCGCCGTTTCTCGTACGCGATGGCGGCGTGAACTCCGGCTTCATGATCGCGCATGTGACGGCGGCGGCGCTCGCGTCCGAGAACAAGACGCTCGCGCATCCTGCTTCCGTCGATTCCTTGCCGACCTCGGCGAATCAGGAAGATCACGTGTCCATGGCGACCTTTGCCGCGCGCAAGCTCGGCGATATCGCGAGCAACACGGCCAATATTCTCGCCATCGAACTGCTTGCGGCAGCGCAAGGCGTCGATCTGCGCGCGCCGCATCGCACGAGCGCGCCACTTATCGACGTGATGCAGACGATCCGCGCGCAAGTCGCGCATTACGACCTCGATCATTACTTCGCGCCCGATATCGCCGCCATTGCGACGCTCGTGCAGGCGGGCGAGATTGCAAAGCACAGTCCGTTTTCCTTTGCCTCGGAACAGAGCGCGGATCAGAGCGCATGA
- the hutC gene encoding histidine utilization repressor, producing the protein MSTPAYQEIKDYILERIHGGEWKEGDQVPSENELAREFKVARMTVNRAVRELTAEQVLTRVQGAGTFVAQPKYASTLVEIRSISDEIVARGHAYRAAVLHLGASIVDEALAAEMQLALGSPVFHSRVLHFENDEPVQLEERYVNPAIAPEYARQDFTKITPNQYLMVAAPLQRVEYRIEASLPSPEIRHALAMKDHEPCLLLHRRTWSRDTVASVANLWHPGDRYQFTGHF; encoded by the coding sequence ATGAGCACGCCCGCGTATCAGGAGATCAAGGACTACATCCTCGAGCGCATTCACGGCGGCGAATGGAAGGAGGGCGATCAGGTGCCCTCCGAGAACGAGCTCGCGCGCGAGTTCAAAGTGGCGCGCATGACGGTGAATCGCGCGGTGCGTGAACTGACGGCCGAACAGGTGCTCACGCGTGTGCAGGGCGCGGGCACGTTCGTGGCGCAGCCGAAATACGCTTCGACACTGGTCGAGATTCGCAGTATCTCCGATGAAATCGTCGCGCGCGGGCATGCGTATCGCGCGGCGGTGCTGCATCTGGGTGCCTCTATCGTCGATGAAGCGCTAGCCGCCGAAATGCAGCTTGCGCTCGGTAGTCCCGTGTTTCATTCGCGCGTGCTGCACTTCGAAAACGACGAGCCCGTGCAACTCGAAGAGCGCTACGTGAACCCGGCCATTGCGCCCGAGTACGCGCGTCAGGACTTCACGAAGATCACGCCGAATCAATATCTGATGGTGGCCGCGCCCTTGCAGCGGGTCGAATATCGGATCGAGGCGTCGTTGCCATCGCCGGAGATTCGCCATGCGCTCGCGATGAAAGATCACGAACCGTGTCTGCTGCTGCATCGGCGAACATGGTCGCGCGACACGGTGGCGTCGGTCGCGAATCTGTGGCATCCCGGCGACCGCTATCAGTTCACCGGCCACTTTTGA
- a CDS encoding HutD family protein, protein MATVLRASSLAAVPWKNGGGITRELAAEPEGASMDTFAWRLSIADVSADGAFSSFAGVDRVLILLDGAGMMLAEPDYVHTLNEPLAMARFAGETPIHAALVQGPTRDFNVMTRRGRAHASVTSRFESHEWTPDHDVTFLHCARGMLNVMLAHGERIALAAGDSLRIESADGRVACEASQDASWLQIGIHTP, encoded by the coding sequence ATGGCAACCGTCCTGCGCGCATCATCGCTCGCGGCCGTGCCGTGGAAGAACGGCGGCGGCATTACGCGCGAACTCGCGGCGGAACCGGAAGGCGCGTCGATGGATACGTTCGCGTGGCGGCTTTCCATCGCGGATGTGTCGGCGGATGGCGCGTTTTCGAGCTTCGCGGGCGTGGATCGCGTGCTGATCCTGCTCGATGGCGCGGGCATGATGCTCGCCGAACCCGACTATGTACATACGTTGAACGAGCCGCTCGCGATGGCGCGCTTTGCCGGCGAAACGCCCATCCACGCGGCGCTCGTGCAAGGTCCGACGCGCGACTTCAACGTGATGACGCGTCGCGGTCGCGCGCATGCTTCGGTGACGAGCCGCTTCGAGTCGCATGAATGGACGCCGGACCACGACGTCACGTTTCTGCATTGCGCGCGCGGCATGTTGAACGTCATGCTGGCCCATGGAGAACGCATCGCGCTCGCAGCGGGCGACAGCTTGCGTATCGAAAGCGCGGACGGACGCGTCGCGTGCGAAGCATCGCAAGATGCGTCGTGGTTGCAGATAGGCATCCATACGCCGTGA
- the hutG gene encoding N-formylglutamate deformylase: protein MDDCAIYTLERGTAPLLISIPHRGTRIPDGLAQEMTPVARKVDDCDWHLERLYDFAREMGASILLPQFARYVIDLNRPPDDASLYPGRDTTGLCPVDTFEKEPLYLAGHEPSREQIEARRALYWQPYHDALASELAALREEHGHALLWEAHSIRSVVPRFFNGRLTDFNFGTADGASAAPELAERLAQVVESDGRYTTVANGRFKGGYITRRYGQPANGIHAVQLELTQATYMNEAPPYSYDEARASDVQPLLRELVAAALEHVKAP from the coding sequence ATGGACGATTGTGCGATCTACACGCTCGAGCGCGGCACGGCGCCGTTGCTCATCTCGATCCCGCACCGCGGCACGCGTATACCCGACGGGCTCGCGCAAGAAATGACGCCGGTCGCGCGGAAAGTGGATGATTGCGACTGGCATCTCGAACGGCTTTATGACTTTGCGCGCGAGATGGGCGCGTCGATTCTGCTGCCGCAATTCGCGCGCTATGTCATCGATTTGAATCGTCCGCCCGATGACGCCAGTCTTTATCCGGGCCGCGATACGACTGGCCTCTGTCCCGTCGATACGTTCGAGAAAGAGCCGCTTTATCTCGCAGGTCATGAGCCTTCACGCGAACAGATCGAGGCGCGCCGCGCGCTCTACTGGCAGCCTTATCACGATGCGCTCGCTTCCGAACTCGCCGCCTTGCGCGAGGAACATGGGCACGCGTTGCTGTGGGAGGCGCACTCCATTCGCTCAGTCGTGCCGCGCTTCTTCAATGGCCGGCTCACGGATTTCAACTTCGGCACGGCGGATGGAGCATCGGCGGCGCCTGAACTGGCCGAGCGGCTCGCGCAGGTCGTGGAGTCGGACGGACGTTACACAACGGTGGCTAACGGGCGCTTCAAGGGCGGTTACATAACGCGTCGCTACGGTCAGCCGGCCAACGGGATTCACGCAGTGCAACTGGAGCTCACGCAGGCCACTTACATGAACGAGGCACCGCCTTATTCCTACGATGAGGCGCGCGCGAGCGACGTTCAGCCCTTGTTGCGGGAGTTGGTCGCCGCGGCGTTGGAGCATGTGAAAGCGCCCTGA
- a CDS encoding DUF4148 domain-containing protein, with protein sequence MKSFVPALVIASALAAPTFAFAQSNGPVTRAEVRAELVQLEKAGYNPSTDHAFYPQNIQAAEARVDAQQGTSSYGASTAGSSQAGARPSASMSDRNSVYFGH encoded by the coding sequence ATCAAGTCTTTCGTTCCGGCTCTCGTTATTGCTTCGGCTCTGGCCGCTCCGACTTTCGCCTTTGCACAAAGCAACGGCCCTGTGACCCGCGCAGAAGTTCGCGCCGAGCTGGTCCAGTTGGAAAAGGCTGGCTATAACCCGTCGACGGACCACGCGTTCTACCCGCAAAACATTCAGGCAGCCGAAGCGCGCGTGGATGCACAGCAAGGTACGTCGTCGTACGGCGCATCGACTGCGGGTTCGTCGCAAGCGGGCGCACGTCCGTCAGCGTCGATGTCGGATCGTAACTCGGTCTACTTCGGTCATTAA
- a CDS encoding DUF1996 domain-containing protein, whose amino-acid sequence MKKATSLLRLLLLILLAATTTGVYAGQFSVQCAYSHTKPDDSIVRYGLPGLAMQHDFFGNRSTDAFSDLAKLNVNKATTCNITADASAYWVPQLKRAAGIVVPDFQKTYYQKNTELPVVTAIPQGLEMLAGDHHGTAANPAIAYFCQNVGYMANPPTSCPVVNGNAQFDIVIYFPDCWDGEHIKPDFSSGVQNMAYHNNKDGSCPEAYPIKIQQLQLNLQYTLGNNGDLNGAQLSMDPIMVNGVLTPQWGSLYTAHADFINAWKPDSLQYATDNCSNNGNTACSSDIPTYYVKSSSDTWLDSGGTPHNADEKLRVGPGDIIFMKFPTPVITDYTYQTAFIQTQGGDVTDSTAVYLYLFAAATNWDDQNKPPTGSACTPQSVGAIYLDNVNKLRINSIDAYVKQQIAAKASEIAICIKNNTSKVVEFNSREVKNGVPALFLK is encoded by the coding sequence ATGAAAAAAGCCACCTCCTTGCTGCGACTTCTATTGCTAATCCTCCTAGCAGCTACGACAACCGGCGTTTATGCCGGTCAGTTCAGCGTACAGTGCGCGTATTCTCACACGAAGCCCGACGATTCCATTGTTCGTTACGGATTACCCGGACTCGCCATGCAGCACGATTTTTTCGGCAACCGATCGACCGATGCCTTTAGCGACCTCGCTAAGCTGAATGTGAATAAAGCCACGACGTGCAACATTACTGCCGATGCGTCCGCTTATTGGGTGCCGCAATTGAAGCGCGCCGCCGGAATAGTGGTCCCCGACTTCCAGAAGACCTACTACCAAAAGAACACCGAGCTCCCGGTCGTCACCGCTATCCCGCAAGGTCTGGAGATGCTCGCCGGCGACCACCACGGAACCGCGGCAAATCCGGCTATTGCATATTTTTGCCAGAATGTAGGCTACATGGCGAATCCGCCGACGAGTTGTCCCGTTGTGAACGGCAACGCGCAGTTTGACATCGTGATCTATTTTCCGGACTGTTGGGACGGCGAGCACATTAAACCGGATTTCTCCTCGGGCGTTCAGAACATGGCTTACCACAATAACAAAGATGGTTCATGTCCCGAAGCGTATCCGATCAAGATTCAGCAACTGCAATTAAACTTGCAATACACGCTTGGCAATAACGGCGATCTGAACGGCGCGCAGTTGTCGATGGACCCGATCATGGTGAACGGCGTGCTGACGCCGCAATGGGGCAGTTTATATACCGCTCACGCCGACTTTATCAATGCATGGAAGCCGGATAGCCTTCAATACGCAACCGACAATTGTTCCAATAATGGAAACACCGCGTGCAGCAGCGATATTCCGACCTACTACGTAAAGTCCAGTTCGGATACGTGGCTTGACTCCGGCGGCACTCCGCACAATGCAGACGAGAAACTGCGCGTAGGTCCGGGCGACATTATTTTCATGAAGTTTCCGACGCCCGTAATCACGGACTATACCTATCAAACCGCGTTCATTCAGACTCAGGGCGGCGACGTCACCGACTCCACGGCGGTCTACTTGTACCTATTCGCCGCCGCAACCAATTGGGACGATCAAAACAAGCCACCTACCGGAAGTGCCTGCACGCCGCAGTCCGTTGGCGCTATCTATCTCGACAACGTTAATAAACTCCGGATAAATTCCATCGACGCTTACGTCAAGCAGCAAATTGCCGCGAAGGCGTCTGAAATTGCGATCTGCATTAAAAACAACACGAGCAAGGTCGTCGAATTCAACTCGCGCGAAGTGAAAAACGGCGTGCCTGCACTGTTTTTGAAATAA
- a CDS encoding TetR/AcrR family transcriptional regulator → MRHDEASPGIEESNNVVPPLRRRKAQIRETNEAHLLACAEAVFAEKGLEGASTAMIAERAGLPKANLHYYFPTKLALYRRVLEDLFEDWHRAADTFECSDDPAEAIGGYVRAKMELSRRRPLGSKVWASEIIHGAHHMQDVLNERVKPWLDTRVTVIEGWIARGLLAPVEPQTFMFLIWAITQHYADFDAQIRALKGKRALTRKAFDEETEEVVRLVLRACGARSPGNELR, encoded by the coding sequence ATGAGACACGACGAAGCGTCGCCCGGCATCGAAGAAAGCAATAACGTCGTTCCGCCTTTGCGGCGGCGCAAGGCACAAATTCGCGAGACCAACGAGGCTCACCTTTTAGCTTGCGCCGAAGCCGTTTTCGCCGAGAAAGGACTCGAAGGCGCGAGCACCGCGATGATCGCCGAGCGCGCCGGCCTGCCAAAAGCCAATCTGCATTACTACTTTCCGACCAAGCTCGCGCTCTATCGACGCGTGCTCGAAGACCTCTTCGAAGACTGGCATCGCGCGGCGGATACGTTCGAATGCAGCGACGATCCTGCGGAAGCGATCGGCGGCTATGTGCGCGCAAAGATGGAGTTGTCGCGGCGCCGGCCGCTCGGATCGAAAGTCTGGGCAAGCGAGATCATTCACGGCGCCCATCACATGCAAGACGTGTTGAACGAACGCGTCAAACCGTGGCTCGATACGCGCGTCACGGTAATCGAAGGATGGATCGCGCGTGGACTGCTTGCGCCTGTCGAACCGCAGACCTTCATGTTTCTGATATGGGCGATCACTCAGCATTACGCCGATTTCGACGCGCAAATTCGCGCGCTGAAGGGCAAGCGCGCGCTGACTCGAAAGGCGTTCGACGAGGAGACCGAGGAAGTCGTGCGGCTGGTGCTTCGCGCGTGTGGCGCGCGTTCGCCGGGCAACGAACTCCGATAG
- a CDS encoding Zn-dependent hydrolase codes for MNAITDAMREAGLDTSIKVNGQRLWDSLMSMAKIGATPKGGVCRLALTDLDKEGRDLIVSWAKEAGCTVSVDQMGNVFMRRAGRHPDALPVMTGSHADSQPTGGRFDGIYGVLGGLEVIRTLNDHGIETEHPVEVVIWTNEEGSRFAPAMVASGVFAGVFSLDYGLSRKDVDGKTIGEELERIGYAGDVPCGGRKLHAAFELHIEQGPILEAEDKTIGVVTDAQGQRWYEITLTGQEAHAGPTPMPRRKDALLGASRVVDLVNRIGLDHAPLACATVGMMQVYPNSRNVIPGRVFFTVDFRHPDDTVLAKMDAALREGVERIAGGIGLTTELEQIFYYEPVKFDAACVDSVRAAAERFGYSHRDMVSGAGHDACYLSQVAPTSMVFVPCVDGISHNEVEDASQEWIEAGANVLLHAMLERASEPVS; via the coding sequence ATGAACGCGATTACGGATGCAATGAGAGAGGCTGGTCTCGACACGTCCATCAAGGTCAACGGTCAACGTCTGTGGGACAGCCTGATGTCGATGGCGAAGATCGGCGCAACGCCCAAAGGCGGTGTCTGCCGGCTCGCGCTGACCGATCTGGACAAGGAAGGGCGCGATCTCATCGTGAGTTGGGCGAAAGAAGCGGGCTGCACGGTGAGCGTCGACCAGATGGGCAACGTATTCATGCGCCGCGCGGGCCGTCATCCCGACGCGCTGCCCGTCATGACGGGCTCTCACGCCGATTCGCAGCCGACAGGCGGCCGCTTCGACGGCATCTACGGCGTGCTCGGCGGCCTCGAAGTCATCCGCACGCTCAACGATCACGGGATCGAGACGGAGCATCCCGTCGAGGTCGTCATCTGGACCAACGAAGAAGGCTCCCGCTTCGCGCCGGCGATGGTCGCATCGGGCGTATTCGCGGGCGTGTTCTCGCTCGATTACGGGTTGTCGCGCAAGGACGTCGATGGCAAGACCATCGGCGAAGAACTCGAACGTATCGGTTATGCAGGCGATGTTCCGTGCGGCGGCCGCAAGCTGCACGCGGCGTTCGAATTGCATATCGAGCAGGGCCCGATTCTCGAAGCCGAGGACAAGACAATCGGCGTCGTCACCGATGCGCAGGGCCAGCGCTGGTACGAGATCACACTGACGGGTCAGGAAGCGCATGCGGGCCCGACGCCCATGCCGCGCCGCAAAGACGCGTTGCTCGGCGCATCGCGCGTGGTGGATCTCGTCAACCGCATCGGATTGGATCACGCGCCGCTCGCCTGCGCCACGGTCGGCATGATGCAGGTCTATCCGAACTCGCGCAACGTTATTCCGGGCCGCGTGTTCTTCACCGTGGACTTCCGTCATCCCGACGACACCGTGCTCGCGAAGATGGACGCCGCGCTGCGCGAAGGCGTCGAGCGCATTGCGGGCGGCATCGGCCTCACAACCGAACTCGAGCAGATCTTCTACTACGAACCCGTCAAGTTCGATGCCGCGTGCGTCGACTCCGTGCGCGCGGCAGCAGAACGCTTCGGCTATTCGCATCGCGACATGGTGTCGGGCGCGGGCCACGACGCGTGCTACCTCTCGCAAGTCGCGCCGACGTCGATGGTATTCGTGCCTTGCGTCGACGGCATCAGCCATAACGAAGTAGAAGACGCGTCGCAGGAATGGATCGAAGCGGGCGCGAACGTGCTTTTGCACGCCATGCTCGAGCGCGCGTCGGAACCCGTCTCTTAA